The following are from one region of the Capsicum annuum cultivar UCD-10X-F1 chromosome 1, UCD10Xv1.1, whole genome shotgun sequence genome:
- the LOC107839977 gene encoding probable carboxylesterase 12, with product MVLTNNGTNPTHEHPYRSFFVPLIPPTSMDSDEVVYDVPVFFKVYKDGRIEKYRKHDFAPPSDNPITGVRSKDIVIVPENNVIVRLYLPKITQNDQKFPLLVYIHGGGFTIESAFSTYYDSYLHSLAAETNVFVVSVEYRLAPEHMIPACYDDSWAAMKWVSQHANGEQGTEPWLKTHADFSRVFLSGDSAGANIAHNMMMRANMDEDKLGDGLRLVGMALIQPFFGNHEPDRIWSYCCPENPKSDDPRFNPAVHPNLLSKLVCSKVLICTGGADFIRDRGWTYYEALKQCGWKGQVEIKESEEEEHVFHLINPTCERAKALMKWMGDFFQQSS from the exons atggttttgaccaataacgGAACTAacccgacccatgaacacccctaccgATCATTTTTCGTCCCTCTCATTCCACCAACTTCAATGGATTCAGACGAAGTTGTTTATGATGTCCCAGTATTTTTTAAGGTCTACAAAGATGGCCGTATTGAAAAGTATCGAAAGCATGATTTTGCACCTCCTTCTGATAATCCAATCACCGGTGTTCGATCCAAAGATATCGTTATCGTTCCCGAAAACAACGTAATTGTACGCCTTTACCTGCCTAAAATAACCCAAAATGACCAGAAATTTCCACTCCTTGTGTACATTCATGGGGGTGGATTTACGATCGAATCGGCATTTTCTACTTACTATGATAGTTATCTCCATTCTCTAGCTGCAGAAACCAATGTGTTTGTTGTATCTGTTGAGTACCGATTGGCACCTGAACACATGATTCCTGCGTGTTATGATGATTCGTGGGCTGCCATGAAATGGGTGTCTCAGCATGCTAATGGCGAACAAGGAACTGAACCATGGCTGAAAACTCATGCTGACTTCTCCCGTGTTTTCTTGTCAG GTGATAGCGCAGGAGCCAATATTGCTCATAACATGATGATGCGAGCAAATATGGATGAAGATAAACTTGGAGATGGCTTAAGGCTTGTCGGAATGGCATTAATTCAACCCTTTTTCGGGAACCATGAGCCAGATAGAATTTGGTCGTATTGTTGCCCTGAAAATCCCAAATCTGATGACCCCAGATTTAATCCAGCAGTACATCCAAATTTGCTATCCAAGCTTGTTTGCTCCAAAGTTCTGATATGTACCGGGGGCGCGGATTTTATACGGGACAGAGGATGGACTTACTATGAGGCGCTGAAGCAGTGTGGATGGAAAGGCCAAGTGGAGATTAAAGAATCAGAAGAGGAAGAACATGTTTTCCATTTGATTAACCCTACTTGTGAGAGAGCAAAGGCCTTGATGAAATGGATGGGCGATTTCTTTCAACAATCAAGCTGA